In Streptomyces ambofaciens ATCC 23877, a single genomic region encodes these proteins:
- a CDS encoding molybdopterin-dependent oxidoreductase: protein MRVPASRLPSAPGFWRSPLRGPRFTSLLGLVLLVGLTVLFATGLLSYAAYNPGLDPVNDKTPDRGILGCYLFAWPTDPHWLYRLTQGVHVTLGLTLVPVLLAKLWSVVPRLFTLPPARSLAHALERVSLLLLVGGALFTFGTGVLNIQLDYVFPGSFYPLHFYGAWVFFAAFVAHAVLKVPVALRNLRALREERDDDLISPRPDPPTVSRRGALWVVGGGSLLMFATNAGRSFDGPLRETAVLSPHGGPEPGHGPGGFQINKTARYAGIDPAETSEDAWRLVLTGRTGTVRLGRGRLLGMEQHSAALPIACVEGWSTSDQWWRGVRLRDLAALVGFEDDPPDVFVESLQRRGAFRSGALRANQVADPRSLLALSVNGEALSADHGHPARIIVPAAPGVLNTKWVARMTFGDR, encoded by the coding sequence ATGCGCGTCCCCGCCTCACGGCTCCCGTCCGCACCGGGCTTCTGGCGCAGCCCCCTGCGCGGTCCCCGGTTCACGTCGTTGCTCGGCCTCGTCCTGCTCGTCGGCCTCACCGTGCTGTTCGCGACGGGACTGCTCTCCTACGCCGCGTACAACCCCGGCCTGGACCCGGTCAACGACAAGACACCGGACCGGGGGATCCTCGGTTGCTACCTCTTCGCCTGGCCGACCGACCCGCACTGGCTGTACCGCCTCACCCAGGGCGTCCACGTCACCCTCGGCCTCACCCTGGTCCCGGTGCTGCTGGCCAAGCTGTGGTCGGTCGTGCCGAGGCTGTTCACGCTGCCGCCGGCCCGCTCGCTCGCCCACGCGCTGGAGCGGGTCTCCCTGCTCCTGCTGGTCGGGGGCGCGCTGTTCACCTTCGGGACCGGGGTGCTCAACATCCAGCTGGACTACGTCTTCCCCGGCTCCTTCTACCCGCTGCACTTCTACGGGGCCTGGGTCTTCTTCGCCGCCTTCGTCGCGCACGCCGTGCTCAAGGTGCCGGTGGCGCTGCGCAACCTCCGCGCGCTGCGCGAGGAGCGCGACGACGACCTGATCTCCCCGCGGCCCGATCCGCCCACCGTCTCGCGGCGTGGGGCGCTGTGGGTGGTCGGGGGCGGCTCGCTGCTGATGTTCGCCACCAACGCCGGCCGCAGCTTCGACGGGCCGCTGCGGGAGACGGCCGTGCTCTCGCCGCACGGCGGCCCCGAACCGGGGCACGGGCCGGGTGGCTTCCAGATCAACAAGACGGCCCGCTACGCGGGCATCGACCCGGCCGAGACGAGCGAGGACGCCTGGCGGCTCGTCCTCACGGGACGCACCGGGACCGTCCGGCTCGGCCGCGGCCGACTGCTGGGCATGGAGCAGCACAGCGCCGCGCTGCCGATCGCCTGCGTCGAGGGCTGGTCGACGTCCGACCAGTGGTGGCGCGGGGTGCGGCTGCGCGATCTCGCCGCGCTCGTGGGCTTCGAGGACGACCCGCCGGACGTGTTCGTCGAGTCCCTCCAGCGGCGGGGCGCCTTCCGCAGCGGGGCCCTGCGGGCCAACCAGGTGGCCGACCCGCGCTCGCTGCTCGCCCTGTCCGTCAACGGCGAGGCGCTGAGCGCGGACCACGGACATCCGGCGCGGATCATCGTGCCCGCCGCGCCCGGCGTGCTGAACACCAAGTGGGTGGCCCGGATGACGTTCGGAGACCGGTGA
- a CDS encoding MerR family transcriptional regulator, protein MTPESRLSAAGRPQAADRLDDDQYPAYTMGRAAELIGATPGFLRALGEAGLVSPTRSQGGHRRYSRRQLRRAARARELVDQGTPIEAACRIVRLEDDLEVALRMNEELRREAGRRDE, encoded by the coding sequence ATGACCCCGGAGAGCAGGCTGAGCGCCGCAGGTCGGCCGCAGGCCGCCGACCGGCTCGACGACGACCAGTACCCGGCGTACACGATGGGCCGGGCGGCCGAGCTGATCGGCGCCACGCCCGGTTTCCTCCGCGCTCTGGGTGAGGCGGGTCTCGTCAGTCCGACACGTTCGCAGGGCGGGCACCGCCGTTACTCGCGCCGGCAACTGCGCCGCGCGGCGCGCGCCCGTGAACTGGTCGATCAGGGAACGCCCATCGAGGCCGCCTGCCGCATCGTCCGCCTGGAGGACGACCTGGAGGTGGCGCTGCGCATGAACGAGGAGCTCCGCCGCGAGGCCGGACGGCGCGACGAGTGA
- a CDS encoding hemolysin family protein, with protein MTAVQLLIGALTLLTNAFFVGAEFAMISVRRSQIEPRAKTGDKRARMTLWGLEHISAMMATAQLGITVSSLVLGAVAEPAIAHLMEPVFEAVHMPHALVHPIAFAIALALATYLHMLIGEMIPKNIALAAPATTALILGPPLVALTRALKPFVFGINAFANTLLKLLRVEPKDEVEAVFTDDQLARMVVDASEAGLLSPADGERLRDALELGTRPVGEILVPAQKMRTVGHTVTPAELERLAAEAGFSRFPVTGPGNAVLGYLHIKDTLGLTDRDAPFPRAALHRVTRVRIDTPLDDTLTALRAEDSHLAAVTGETGAVLGFVTMEDVLTELVGPAAVTS; from the coding sequence ATGACCGCCGTGCAGCTCCTCATCGGCGCCCTGACGCTGCTGACCAACGCGTTCTTCGTCGGCGCCGAGTTCGCCATGATCTCCGTACGCCGCAGCCAGATCGAGCCGCGCGCGAAGACGGGCGACAAACGCGCCCGGATGACCCTGTGGGGCCTGGAGCACATCTCCGCGATGATGGCCACGGCCCAGCTGGGCATCACCGTCTCCTCGCTGGTGCTCGGCGCGGTCGCGGAACCGGCCATCGCGCACCTGATGGAGCCGGTGTTCGAGGCGGTCCACATGCCGCACGCGCTGGTCCACCCGATCGCCTTCGCGATCGCGCTGGCCCTGGCGACGTACCTGCACATGCTGATCGGCGAGATGATCCCGAAGAACATCGCGCTGGCCGCCCCGGCGACCACCGCGCTGATCCTCGGCCCGCCGCTGGTCGCCCTGACCCGGGCGCTGAAGCCGTTCGTCTTCGGCATCAACGCCTTCGCCAACACCCTGCTCAAGCTGCTCAGGGTGGAGCCGAAGGACGAGGTCGAGGCCGTCTTCACCGACGACCAGCTCGCCCGCATGGTGGTGGACGCCAGCGAGGCCGGGCTGCTCAGCCCGGCCGACGGCGAGCGGCTGCGCGACGCGCTGGAGCTGGGCACCCGCCCGGTCGGCGAGATCCTGGTCCCGGCGCAGAAGATGCGCACGGTCGGCCACACGGTCACCCCGGCCGAGCTGGAGCGCCTGGCCGCCGAGGCGGGTTTCTCCCGCTTCCCGGTCACCGGTCCGGGCAACGCCGTCCTCGGCTACCTGCACATCAAGGACACGCTGGGCCTCACCGACCGGGACGCCCCCTTCCCCCGAGCGGCGCTGCACCGCGTCACGCGGGTCCGCATCGACACCCCGCTGGACGACACCCTCACCGCCCTGCGCGCCGAGGACAGCCACCTGGCCGCGGTCACCGGCGAGACGGGCGCTGTCCTGGGCTTCGTGACGATGGAGGATGTCCTGACCGAGCTGGTGGGACCGGCCGCGGTCACGTCGTGA
- a CDS encoding cold-shock protein — MASGTVKWFNAEKGFGFIAQDGGGADVFAHYSNIATQGFRELQEGQRVNFDVTQGQKGPQAENIVPA; from the coding sequence ATGGCTTCCGGTACCGTGAAGTGGTTCAACGCCGAAAAGGGCTTCGGTTTCATCGCGCAGGACGGCGGCGGCGCCGACGTCTTCGCCCACTACTCGAACATCGCCACCCAGGGCTTCCGTGAGCTCCAGGAGGGCCAGCGCGTCAACTTCGACGTCACGCAGGGCCAGAAGGGCCCGCAGGCGGAGAACATCGTTCCCGCGTAA